Proteins encoded within one genomic window of [Enterobacter] lignolyticus SCF1:
- the bioB gene encoding biotin synthase BioB, which translates to MAHHTRWTMSQVTELFEKPLLELLFEAQQVHRQHFDPRQVQVSTLLSIKTGACPEDCKYCPQSARYKTGLETERLMEVEQVLDSARKAKNAGSTRFCMGAAWKNPHERDMPYLEQMVKGVKEMGLEACMTLGTLSDDQAQRLASAGLDYYNHNLDTSPEFYGNIITTRTYQERLDTLDKVRDAGIKVCSGGIVGLGETVKDRAGLLLQLANLPTPPESVPINMLVKVKGTPLEDNDDVDAFDFIRTIAVARIMMPTSHVRLSAGREKMNEQTQAMCFMAGANSIFYGCKLLTTPNPEEDNDLLLFRKLGINPQQTQVLAGDNEQQQRLEQSLMTPDTSTYYNAAAV; encoded by the coding sequence ATGGCTCACCACACTCGCTGGACAATGTCGCAGGTTACTGAATTATTTGAAAAGCCGCTGCTGGAACTGCTGTTTGAAGCCCAGCAGGTGCATCGTCAGCACTTCGACCCGCGGCAGGTTCAGGTCAGCACGCTGCTGTCGATTAAGACCGGCGCCTGCCCGGAGGACTGCAAATATTGCCCGCAAAGCGCCCGCTACAAAACCGGGCTGGAGACGGAGCGCCTGATGGAAGTAGAGCAGGTGCTGGATTCGGCGCGTAAAGCGAAAAACGCCGGTTCAACCCGCTTCTGCATGGGCGCCGCGTGGAAAAACCCGCACGAGCGCGACATGCCGTACCTCGAGCAAATGGTCAAAGGCGTGAAGGAGATGGGGCTGGAAGCCTGTATGACCCTGGGCACGTTGTCGGACGATCAGGCGCAGCGCCTGGCCTCTGCGGGGCTCGATTACTACAACCATAACCTGGATACGTCGCCGGAATTCTACGGCAACATCATTACCACCCGCACCTATCAGGAGCGTCTGGATACGCTCGATAAGGTGCGCGACGCCGGGATTAAGGTCTGCTCGGGCGGCATTGTGGGCCTCGGCGAGACGGTGAAGGATCGCGCCGGTCTGCTGCTGCAGCTGGCCAACCTGCCGACCCCGCCGGAAAGCGTGCCGATCAACATGCTGGTGAAGGTGAAGGGCACGCCGCTTGAGGACAACGACGATGTCGATGCGTTTGATTTTATCCGCACCATCGCCGTGGCGCGCATCATGATGCCGACCTCGCACGTCCGCCTTTCCGCCGGACGCGAGAAGATGAATGAGCAGACGCAGGCGATGTGCTTCATGGCCGGGGCGAACTCCATCTTCTACGGCTGCAAGCTGCTGACCACGCCGAACCCGGAGGAGGACAACGATCTGCTGCTGTTCCGCAAGCTCGGCATTAACCCGCAGCAAACGCAGGTGCTGGCGGGAGACAACGAGCAGCAGCAGCGTCTTGAGCAGTCGCTGATGACGCCGGATACCAGTACGTACTACAACGCGGCGGCGGTATGA
- the bioC gene encoding malonyl-ACP O-methyltransferase BioC produces the protein MPPVDKQAVAAAFGRAAPHYQQHNELQRRSADALMARLPARRFARVLDAGCGPGGISRYWRDNGCEVTALDLSAQMLAEARRQQAADHYVQADIEAIPLASAQFDLVWSNLAVQWCDSLQDAVQELYRMLRPGGVLAFTTLAADSLPELRQAWRAIDEKPHANRFLSREALDSALSGLRGEFALQTLSVPFADALSAMRSLKGIGATHLHEGRASRTLTRSRLQQLQLAWPKQQGACPLTYHIFTGVMTRD, from the coding sequence ATGCCGCCGGTCGATAAACAGGCCGTCGCCGCCGCCTTTGGCCGCGCCGCGCCGCACTATCAGCAGCATAACGAGCTGCAGCGCCGCAGCGCCGACGCGCTGATGGCCCGCCTCCCGGCCCGCCGTTTTGCGCGGGTGCTGGATGCCGGCTGCGGGCCGGGCGGCATCAGCCGCTACTGGCGCGACAACGGCTGTGAGGTGACCGCGCTCGATCTCTCCGCGCAGATGCTGGCCGAAGCCCGGCGGCAGCAGGCCGCCGATCATTACGTGCAGGCGGATATTGAAGCTATTCCGCTGGCGTCGGCGCAGTTCGATCTGGTGTGGAGCAATCTGGCGGTGCAGTGGTGCGATTCGCTTCAGGATGCGGTGCAGGAGCTCTACCGCATGCTGCGCCCCGGCGGCGTGCTGGCGTTTACCACCCTGGCGGCGGATTCGCTGCCGGAACTCCGCCAGGCCTGGCGGGCGATCGACGAAAAGCCGCACGCCAATCGCTTTTTATCCCGCGAGGCGCTCGACAGCGCGCTGAGCGGGCTGCGCGGCGAATTTGCGCTACAGACGCTGAGCGTGCCGTTTGCCGATGCGCTGAGCGCCATGCGCTCGCTCAAAGGCATTGGCGCCACCCATCTGCACGAAGGACGCGCCAGCCGGACGTTGACCCGCAGCCGTTTGCAGCAGCTGCAGCTTGCCTGGCCGAAACAGCAGGGCGCCTGCCCGCTGACGTACCATATTTTTACAGGAGTGATGACACGTGACTGA
- the bioD gene encoding dethiobiotin synthase, which translates to MTERYFVTGTDTEVGKTVASCALLQAANRAGKRTAGYKPVASGSEMTAEGLRNSDALALQRNSRLPLSYEQVNPYTFAEPTSPHIVAADEQRPIEAARLSAGLQTLSSQAEWVLVEGAGGWFTPLSPTLSFADWVAQERLPVILVVGVKLGCINHALLTAQAVRQAGLRLAGWVANDVQAPGKRHAEYMATLQQLIPAPLLGEIPWLGAEAERQDLGQYLDLAVLNTSL; encoded by the coding sequence GTGACTGAACGTTATTTTGTCACCGGCACCGACACCGAGGTGGGGAAAACCGTCGCCAGCTGCGCGCTGCTGCAGGCGGCGAACCGCGCCGGAAAACGGACCGCGGGCTACAAACCGGTAGCCTCCGGCAGCGAAATGACCGCCGAGGGGCTACGCAATAGCGACGCGCTGGCGCTCCAGCGCAACAGCCGCCTGCCGCTCAGCTATGAGCAGGTGAACCCGTATACCTTTGCTGAACCCACCTCGCCGCACATCGTCGCCGCCGACGAACAGCGTCCTATCGAGGCGGCACGGCTCTCAGCCGGTTTACAGACGCTGAGCTCGCAGGCGGAGTGGGTGCTGGTGGAGGGCGCCGGGGGCTGGTTTACGCCGCTGTCGCCGACGTTGAGCTTTGCCGACTGGGTGGCGCAGGAGCGGCTGCCGGTTATCCTGGTGGTCGGCGTGAAGCTTGGCTGCATCAACCACGCGCTGCTGACCGCGCAGGCGGTGCGGCAGGCCGGGCTGCGGCTGGCCGGATGGGTCGCCAACGACGTGCAGGCGCCGGGCAAACGCCATGCGGAATACATGGCCACGCTGCAGCAGCTGATACCGGCGCCGCTGCTGGGGGAGATCCCCTGGCTGGGCGCGGAGGCTGAACGGCAGGATCTGGGGCAGTATCTGGATCTTGCAGTACTTAATACCAGCCTCTGA
- the bioF gene encoding 8-amino-7-oxononanoate synthase has protein sequence MSWQQKIDDSLMQRRAAQALRVRLPVSQGAGRWLRQGDARWLNFSSNDYLGLSQHPQIVAAWQQGASQYGTGSGGSGHVTGYSVAHQALEAALADRLGYPRALLFISGFAANQATIAALLHKGDRIIADRLSHASLLEAASLSPAELRRFTHNDGEHLQTLLAKPVAGQQLVVTEGIFSMDGDSAPLADIAARTRSANGWLMVDDAHGIGVCGDGRGSCAAQGVKPELLVVTFGKAFGLSGAAVLCSDSVAEYLLQFARHLIYSTAMPPAQAVALQTALAVVMSEEGDARRETLRQHIGRFRQGAQQLGWRLTSSESAIQPLIVGENAPTLALAERLRQQGCWLSAIRPPTVPAGTARLRITLTAAHLQDDIDRLLEVLDAAGR, from the coding sequence ATGAGCTGGCAGCAGAAGATTGACGACAGCCTGATGCAGCGGCGCGCGGCGCAGGCGCTGCGCGTACGTCTGCCGGTAAGCCAGGGGGCAGGACGCTGGCTGCGCCAGGGCGACGCGCGCTGGCTAAATTTTTCCAGCAACGATTATCTCGGGCTCAGCCAGCATCCGCAGATCGTGGCGGCCTGGCAGCAAGGCGCGTCGCAGTACGGTACGGGCAGCGGCGGCTCCGGGCACGTGACCGGCTACAGCGTGGCGCACCAGGCGCTGGAGGCGGCGCTTGCCGACCGGCTGGGGTACCCGCGGGCGCTGCTGTTTATTTCCGGTTTTGCCGCCAACCAGGCGACGATCGCCGCATTGCTGCACAAGGGCGACCGGATTATCGCCGACAGGCTGAGCCATGCCTCGCTACTTGAAGCCGCAAGCCTCAGCCCGGCCGAACTGCGGCGGTTTACGCATAACGACGGCGAACATCTGCAGACGCTGCTGGCGAAACCGGTAGCGGGGCAGCAGCTGGTGGTGACCGAAGGTATTTTCAGCATGGACGGCGACAGCGCGCCGCTGGCCGACATCGCCGCCCGTACGCGGTCGGCGAACGGCTGGCTGATGGTGGATGACGCGCACGGCATCGGCGTTTGTGGCGACGGGCGCGGCAGCTGCGCGGCGCAGGGGGTGAAGCCCGAACTGCTGGTCGTCACCTTCGGCAAGGCGTTCGGCCTGAGCGGAGCGGCGGTGCTGTGCAGCGACAGCGTCGCCGAGTATCTGCTGCAGTTTGCCCGGCATCTGATCTACAGCACCGCGATGCCGCCCGCCCAGGCGGTGGCGCTGCAGACAGCGCTGGCGGTGGTGATGAGCGAGGAGGGCGATGCGCGCCGCGAAACGCTGCGCCAGCACATCGGTCGTTTTCGCCAGGGAGCGCAGCAGCTCGGCTGGCGGCTAACCTCCTCCGAAAGCGCGATCCAGCCGCTTATTGTCGGCGAAAATGCGCCGACGCTGGCGCTGGCAGAACGTCTTCGCCAGCAGGGCTGCTGGCTCAGCGCCATTCGTCCGCCGACGGTGCCCGCCGGTACGGCGCGCCTGCGCATTACCCTTACGGCGGCGCATTTGCAGGACGACATCGATCGGTTGCTGGAGGTGCTGGATGCCGCCGGTCGATAA